Proteins encoded within one genomic window of Fusarium musae strain F31 chromosome 4, whole genome shotgun sequence:
- a CDS encoding hypothetical protein (EggNog:ENOG41), producing the protein MCKIAQILDNEKGGDSATALIVAKGLRGPDYVFASNFKKVPELERAKSFLSDLLEYVGSNPDELTPKALQKQVFDRILEFNFLRFDAYLNGLDTALQSCIDDCERSQDPNIFRDCEDLIKAVNNSQITGIDKVFDKYIGTTEPAISYQWSQLRHHLGRLHSFRQASEAIIDASTRWPSLFKNFTVNYIPSSRLQRFTGINGLHASPTETIQAAFPGQDLSYYEDDIAELRRYGLDEQIQGQELNFPSKTLVHCEANLHSHLITAGKTRPCDFWDDVMFIATSKPPCRLCYYYFQDGDNDFQVQSSHMNLYPRWRLPDIVDSNDEASILHREELIEDIFEHMQGSILSVLQEKFPQWKRNDSRTDSRGCTDIREGADSRTPTGEHYMQPPVMDDDGYVTDICTDTFGLAH; encoded by the exons ATGTGTAAAATCGCACAAATTCTCGATAATGAGAAGGGTGGCGATTCTGCCACAGCGCTTATTGTTGCGAAGGGGCTGCGTGGACCAGACTACGTTTTTGCTTCAAACTTCAAGAAAGTACCTGAACTCGAAAGAGCAAAGTCGTTTCTCTCCGACCTCCTCGAGTACGTGGGAAGCAACCCTGATGAATTGACTCCCAAGGCACTGCAAAAGCAAGTCTTTGATCGTATTCTTGAGTTCAACTTTCTCAGATTCGACGCATACCTCAACGGACTGGACACTGCTTTGCAGTCTTGCATCGATGACTGCGAGAGATCACAGGACCCTAACA TTTTCCGTGACTGCGAAGATCTTATCAAAGCTGTAAATAATAGCCAAATCACCGGAATAGATAAAGTTTTCGACAAGTACATCGGCACTACCGAGCCAGCAATCTCGTATCAATGGAGTCAGCTGCGCCATCATCTTGGCCGTCTTCATTCATTCCGTCAAGCTTCCGAGGCCATAATCGATGCTTCCACAAGGTGGCCCTCGTTATTCAAAAACTTCACAGTCAATTACATTCCATCATCTCGTCTCCAAAGGTTCACTGGCATCAACGGACTGCACGCTTCGCCAACGGAGACTATTCAGGCTGCTTTTCCAGGTCAAGACCTATCATATTACGAAGACGACATCGCGGAACTTCGCAGATACGGCCTGGATGAACAAATCCAGGGACAGGAGCTTAATTTTCCATCGAAGACTCTGGTTCACTGCGAAGCGAATTTGCACAGTCATCTTATCACCGCTGGAAAAACCCGACCTTGCGACTTCTGGGACGATGTCATGTTTATCGCTACCAGCAAGCCTCCGTGTAGGCTCTGCTATTACTATTTCCAAGACGGTGACAATGACTTTCAAGTACAATCGTCCCATATGAACCTTTACCCTCGATGGCGGCTCCCCGACATTGTTGATTCCAACGATGAAGCAAGCATTCTGCATCGTGAGGAGCTGATAGAAGATATATTCGAGCATATGCAGGGCAGTATACTAAGTGTGTTACAAGAGAAATTCCCTCAGTGGAAACGAAATGATTCTCGTACAGACTCACGAGGCTGTACAGATATTCGAGAGGGTGCGGATAGCAGAACTCCAACTGGCGAACACTACATGCAACCCCCGGTCATGGATGATGACGGTTATGTGACGGACATTTGCACTGATACTTTTGGTCTTGCCCATTGA
- a CDS encoding hypothetical protein (CAZy:CE1), producing the protein MKLFNGILLSAMSACIEAGLVHGRCQGLPSGQSPGHVSNVSITSSDKERSFLVFVPPGYSKEQPTPAILSYHGGVRDAEDQLHLDQLTSPDFNPGSLIIYPQGIQDTWQGVPGVETDDVKFTADILDYVESHYTVDKSRIYATGKSDGGGFTNVLACDASMSLRFAAFAPVSGAFYIDTSPCSPDTVSVPCNAQRDDIPFIEFHGGNDTTIHYGGGARKKECLPSIPHFIQQWALRDHLGNSSQETHIAPNTVRYRFGSGSTEGLVEHYYESDIGHDWPSTVPNDDNQRSGHHVASYNATPIIVDFFSRHSL; encoded by the exons ATGAAGCTGTTTAATGGTATTCTTCTCTCAGCAATGTCCGCTTGTATCGAGGCCGGACTGGTTCATGGACGTTGCCAAGGCCTACCCTCAGGCCAATCCCCAGGCCACGTCTCCAATGTCAGCATCACCAGTAGCGACAAGGAACGCAGTTTTCTCGTTTTCGTTCCACCTGGATACAGTAAAGAGCAGCCAACACCTGCCATCCTTTCCTACCATGGGGGCGTTAGGGATGCAGAAGACCAGCTGCACCTCGATCAGCTTACGAGCCCGGACTTCAACCCGGGATCACTGATCATCTATCCTCAGGGTATTCAG GACACATGGCAAGGTGTTCCCGGTGTCGAGACAGACGATGTCAAATTCACCGCAGATATCCTAGATTACGTCGAGTCTCATTACACGGTAGACAAAAGTCGCATTTATGCTACAGGAAAGTCTGACGGCGGTGGCTTCACCAACGTCCTAGCCTGTGACGCCTCCATGTCTCTCCGCTTCGCAGCGTTCGCACCCGTATCGGGGGCCTTCTACATCGACACTTCGCCATGCAGCCCAGATACGGTCTCTGTTCCATGCAATGCACAACGCGATGACATACCCTTCATAGAGTTCCACGGTGGTAACGACACAACTATCCACTATGGCGGAGGAGCGCGCAAGAAGGAGTGTTTACCTAGTATCCCGCATTTCATCCAGCAATGGGCTTTGCGCGACCATCTCGGGAACAGCAGCCAAGAAACCCACATCGCACCCAACACGGTTCGTTACCGTTTTGGCAGTGGCTCGACGGAGGGTTTGGTTGAACACTATTATGAGTCGGATATCGGCCACGATTGGCCAAGCACGGTGCCAAACGACGACAATCAGCGCTCTGGCCACCATGTTGCCAGTTACAACGCTACACCTATCATCGTCGATTTCTTCTCACGGCATTCCTTGTAA
- a CDS encoding hypothetical protein (EggNog:ENOG41), translating into MPADVCDDMVWTYFKHVHFFLPVVDAQGFLNDYHEQGPHKKHDLLFWSMMLAATNFADADLLRRSDFPSRKAMKTAMYKRAKCLYDLDRATEKLKLIQSVILLSFWYTDPQDHTGAWYWIGIAISLAQGIGLHRNPRSSGRTRQIYPQEQALRRRIWWSCVVRDRWVSLAKGRPMRIHGEDCDLPFPTSRDVLQELDSVADDARRRFIPADSTALTSLWLRLVRISDVLGGILRLHYRVSGPDPTADDIDKYSQQIESLSATNSGIMDEWSDTLSIHAYQIDLFYQSVIPFLNGVI; encoded by the exons ATGCCTGCAGATGTCTGCGATGACATGGTCTGGACCTACTTCAAGCATGTCCACTTCTTCCTACCGGTAGTGGATGCTCAAGGCTTTCTCAATGATTATCACGAACAGGGGCCGCACAAGAAGCACGATCTTCTGTTCTGGAGCATGATGCTGGCAGCAACGAAT TTTGCAGATGCCGATCTTCTGAGACGATCCGACTTTCCATCCAGGAAAGCTATGAAGACTGCCATGTATAAACGTGCCAAG TGCCTATATGACCTCGATCGAGCCACCGAGAAGCTGAAACTGATCCAGTCAGTTATCTTGTTAAGCTTCTGGTACACAGACCCGCAGGACCACACAGGAGCATGGTACTGGATTGGTATCGCCATATCCCTGGCGCAGGGCATCGGTCTCCACCGGAACCCTCGATCCAGTGGTCGCACCCGACAGATATATCCCCAGGAGCAAGCATTGAGGCGCCGTATCTGGTGGTCGTGTGTGGTCAGAGATCGCTGGGTCTCGCTAGCCAAGGGACGCCCCATGCGAATACATGGTGAGGACTGCGACCTTCCATTTCCAACCTCCCGGGATGTCCTCCAGGAACTGGATTCTGTCGCCGATGATGCAAGGAGACGGTTCATTCCGGCTGACTCTACAGCCTTGACGAGTCTCTGGCTCCGACTCGTCCGTATCAGCGACGTTCTCGGTGGTATACTGCGGCTTCATTACCGCGTGAGCGGACCAGACCCAACCGCGGATGATATTGACAAGTATTCTCAGCAAATCGAATCATTGTCAGCCACAAACTCCGGGATCATGGATGAGTGGTCTGATACTCTTAGCATCCACGCCTACCAGATCGACCTGTTTTATCAGTCCGTCATTCCCTTCCTAAATGGTGTTATCTAG
- a CDS encoding hypothetical protein (EggNog:ENOG41) produces the protein MSIISKTSSNLIDPSEHVVLDAHEIKTREYGSKWVLVVEQMQITTIWLMKYCLLLMYNRLTMSLSQNLAVKFVAGYVTTGLVIMEILYLGVWCRPFNQYWAVPPKNTQCSAATNHLITNAVINITSDIMIILIPMPIFLKSQLPLKRKAVLVGVFALGSFTILSAILNKFYSFNEPFGSNWTFWYIRESSTAIITANLPYIWTLLRRIFKLGSFSGSTYGKSTNNPSKAYRSNFTNHRSVVRSQVRAEHNLHQVDSEEEINATYALPLKIYAKHEIQITSEDAGPEDRRGPVGCIPDELMSHSKDSIRTDDVETNSERSAAGVVKVYHGV, from the exons ATGTCGATTATTTCGAAAACGAGCAGTAACCTCATCGATCCCAGCGAACACGTCGTCCTCGATGCCCACGAGATTAAAACGAGAGAGTATGGATCGAAATGGGTCTTGGTCGTCGAACAGATGCAGATTACCACCATTTGGCTCATGAAGTACTGCCTGTTGCTCATGTACAACCGCCTCAC AATGAGTTTGAGTCAGAACTTGGCTGTCAAGTTTGTCGCTGGCTATGTCACTACTGGTCTCGTCATCATGGAGATCTTGTATCTTGGTGTTTGGTGTCGTCCGTTTAACCAGTACTGGGCTGTCCCACCAAAGAACA CGCAATGTTCTGCTGCGACGaaccatctcatcaccaacgccgTCATCAACATTACGTCCGATATCATGATCATTCTCATCCCAATGCCAATCTTTCTCAAGTCCCAGCTCCCACTGAAGCGCAAGGCCGTCCTCGTTGGCGTTTTTGCATTGGGTTCCTTCACC ATCCTCTCCGCCATCCTCAACAAGTTCTACAGTTTCAACGAACCCTTCGGCTCAAACTGGACGTTCTGGTACATCCGCGAATCCTCcaccgccatcatcaccGCCAATCTCCCTTACATCTGGACCCTCCTCCGCCGCATCTTCAAGCTCGGCTCCTTCAGCGGCTCGACGTACGGAAAGAGCACAAATAACCCCTCCAAAGCATACCGCTCAAACTTCACCAACCATCGCTCCGTCGTTCGCTCCCAGGTCCGCGCGGAGCATAACCTGCACCAGGTCGACAGCGAGGAAGAGATCAACGCCACATACGCTCTACCGCTCAAGATCTACGCTAAGCATGAGATTCAGATCACGAGTGAAGATGCTGGTCCTGAGGATAGGAGGGGACCTGTAGGGTGCATCCCTGATGAGTTGATGAGCCATAGCAAGGATAGCATACGGACCGACGATGTAGAGACTAACTCTGAACGATCGGCTGCCGGTGTTGTCAAGGTCTATCACGGAGTATAG
- a CDS encoding hypothetical protein (EggNog:ENOG41) produces MPAFPFADLPTEMRKKVVLHALPCLTVPHRYLHSNIAWVHSYGQEQAIKALLETNADIASLANQVRCLKAVGCDGTAVMSSIGGVPFRIDPLHDIFQVVDMRLPALRPSVSWDPLSIQGLHRHALPVENILSVSRTVSLRRGQAPPDAGHQSDGSGYGSNQAGPSDAPPSTYFEMGMEKNLPIFSRLPKIKNLSLIIENAGREWNIEGFQMFGPDVVGPRFHGNDWGMTRAGDHSWEAQEHFISHEIRADARIPWTFVTGWDYLSNPEDVSHYSPGDARFSPPYIGFYGYSRGNVSLGGQWAGFRLWVTEQKVEFSPLSWWEVEPLVREYYSIEERGYRTCHPGFVARVWVIRSEKDLEETKRPHHHWMEVREAEIGDPVSVEQICTTWKMVRDMLSRVRGTTSIEEENDMNLAEGSYSLQMEPVN; encoded by the exons ATGCCGGCATTCCCATTCGCCGATCTTCCCACCGAGATGCGGAAGAAGGTTGTGCTCCACGCACTTCCTTGCCTTACTGTGCCTCACCGATACTTGCACTCAAACATTGCATGGGTGCACAGTTACGGCCAAGAGCAGGCCATCAAGGCCCTGCTCGAGACGAACGCTGACATCGCTTCGCTCGCCAATCAAGTGCGCTGCCTGAAGGCTGTGGGCTGCGATGGGACCGCCGTCATGTCTAGCATCGGCGGAGTGCCGTTCCGAATCGACCCTTTGCATGACATTTTTCAGGTTGTTGACATGCGACTGCCTGCACTTCGGCCTTCCGTCTCCTGGGACCCGCTTAGTATCCAaggtcttcatcgtcatgcCTTGCCCGTCGAAAACATTCTCAGTGTGTCTCGCACCGTCTCGCTTCGCCGAGGCCAAGCTC CTCCGGACGCTGGCCACCAGAGCGATGGTTCTGGCTATGGGTCAAACCAGGCCGGGCCATCTGACGCTCCCCCTTCGACATACTTCGAAATGGGAATGGAAAAGAACCTCCCCATCTTCTCCCGCCtgcccaagatcaagaatctcTCTCTGATCATCGAGAACGCTGGCCGAGAATGGAATATTGAAGGGTTCCAAATGTTTGGTCCTGACGTAGTCGGCCCCCGGTTCCACGGCAACGACTGGGGCATGACACGCGCGGGTGACCACTCTTGGGAGGCCCAAGAGCACTTCATAAGCCATGAAATTCGCGCGGATGCGAGAATCCCTTGGACATTTGTCACTGGTTGGGACTACCTCAGCAACCCAGAGGATGTTTCTCATTACTCACCCGGAGACGCGCGGTTCTCCCCACCATATATCGGCTTTTACGGTTACAGTCGCGGCAACGTCTCCCTTGGGGGACAGTGGGCCGGTTTCCGGCTTTGGGTGACGGAACAAAAGGTTGAATTCAGCCCCCTCTCTTGGTGGGAGGTTGAGCCTCTCGTTAGAGAATACTACTCCATCGAGGAACGTGGATATCGCACATGTCACCCCGGCTTCGTTGCACGCGTGTGGGTGATCCGGTCCGAGAAGGATCTCGAGGAAACCAAGCGACCTCACCATCACTGGATGGAGGTGCGTGAGGCGGAGATTGGAGATCCCGTGTCTGTTGAGCAGATTTGCACCACGTGGAAGATGGTACGTGACATGCTGTCCCGTGTTCGTGGCACTACCAGCATCGAGGAAGAAAACGACATGAACCTCGCTGAGGGGAGCTACTCTCTTCAGATGGAACCCGTCAACTAG